One genomic window of Centroberyx gerrardi isolate f3 chromosome 15, fCenGer3.hap1.cur.20231027, whole genome shotgun sequence includes the following:
- the cnrip1b gene encoding CB1 cannabinoid receptor-interacting protein 1b, with protein sequence MADVPQLVKIGISLKMLPNNGAVYFKSDGARFGQTRTIKLLTGSKYRIEVVVKPGAVEATSMSVGGVTFPLEQQSKDPQSVVYSGQYDTEGVAHTKSGERQPVQISIQFTEAGLFETVWQVKYYNYNKRDHCQWGNSFNSIEYECKPNDTRSLMWVNKEMFV encoded by the exons ATGGCGGACGTCCCTCAGCTCGTCAAAATCGGGATTTCCCTTAAAATGCTTCCCAATAACGGCGCGGTGTACTTCAAGTCGGACGGGGCCCGGTTCGGCCAGACCCGGACCATCAAGCTGCTCACCGGCTCCAAGTACAGGATCGAGGTGGTCGTCAAGCCCGGAGCGGTCGAAGCCAC GTCAATGAGTGTGGGGGGGGTGACCTTCCCCCTGGAGCAGCAGTCTAAAGACCCCCAGTCGGTGGTGTATTCGGGCCAGTACGACACGGAGGGGGTGGCCCACACCAAGAGCGGGGAGAGGCAGCCAGTTCAGATCAGCATACAG tTCACAGAGGCAGGCCTGTTTGAAACGGTGTGGCAGGTGaaatactacaactacaacaagAGGGACCACTGCCAGTGGGGAAACAGCTTCAACAGCATCGAGTACGAGTGCAAACCCAACGACACGCGCTCCCTCATGTGGGTCAACAAGGAGATGTTTGTCTGA